One window of Ptychodera flava strain L36383 unplaced genomic scaffold, AS_Pfla_20210202 Scaffold_119__1_contigs__length_201995_pilon, whole genome shotgun sequence genomic DNA carries:
- the LOC139126684 gene encoding uncharacterized protein, which yields MNSIHTHASQGSEVRLKQSDGSFKTAVAPPVIILGTKKDLLRQKNTAKGVAAVDVNEVAQKRLLEIKEYLAKHATKAVNAHLVGMIAIDNKSRKKDGSIADPAVETLRLKIQELAKEYLFLGAVSAKWILLELSLRKLRKEKISLDEVKDVGKRMKMKEAEVIEALDFYHSVGELLYHKAVPELENTVILDVGWLVSLFKILINQSITYKDELDVPAQLSSQINELHCEGRLHDDLLDYLLKRHGRQEDKAILLKMMELYDIICEMPLKPREKRMYYLPSLMQKDAKGKNSAIFPAGSSVCCQLYFHFIGNFLPEGLFYRLLIRCIRRWTDCKVVLRKHMARLYFPHDDFHLTLCKEDADIQLKILVIPTSDQHPSPPQPKHVSNVRQLIEEDLKVVITNYTPTVMYNASLKCQCPNHKLGELLPLGEDVDDRCVPISEEKMTAICPRSALPLKDSNLNMWYGKGQEVDSDNSEGTRRKDIDGLSELFYKLQEHLTEEDKSHMINLLTTQISKYDAENLRRPYDVFRHLRERGYVSEKDLDLLKKVFSRMHRMPLVDLINGYLQTK from the exons ATGAATTCAATTCACACACATGCAAGCCAAGGATCTGAAGTTCGTCTCAAGCAATCAGACGGAAGTTTTAAGACAGCAGTTGCGCCACCCGTCATCATTTTAGGAACAAAGAAAGACCTCCTAAGACAG AAAAACACAGCTAAAGGTGTTGCAGCTGTGGACGTCAACGAAGTAGCCCAAAAACGCCTTCTTGAGATAAAGGAATACTTGGCTAAGCATGCTACTAAAGCAGTAAATGCCCACCTCGTCGGCATGATTGCAATTGATAACAAGTCCAGAAAAAAAGATGGCTCCATTGCAGATCCTGCAGTTGAAACCCTTCGACTGAAGATACAGGAGTTGGCAAAGGAGTACCTTTTTCTTGGTGCAGTGTCAGCAAAGTGGATACTTTTGgaactttcgttgaggaaaCTGCGAAAGGAGAAAATATCTCTGGATGAAGTGAAGGATGTAGGGAAGAGGATGAAAATGAAAGAAGCGGAAGTCATCGAAGCTCTTGATTTTTATCACAGTGTCGGGGAACTACTTTACCATAAGGCAGTACCTGAGCTGGAAAACACTGTGATCTTGGATGTCGGTTGGTTGGTGAGTCTTTTCAAGATACTGATCAACCAATCAATTACTTACAAGGATGAGCTAGATGTCCCCGCACAACTTAGTAGTCAGATTAACGAGTTGCATTGTGAAGGCAGATTACACGATGATTTGTTAGATTATCTTCTGAAACGTCACGGCCGACAGGAAGACAAGGCAATCCTTCTGAAAATGATGGAACTGTATGACATCATTTGTGAGATGCCATTAAAGCCAAGAGAAAAGCGGATGTATTATCTGCCAAGCCTGATGCAAAAGGATGCAAAAGGCAAGAATAGCGCTATTTTCCCAGCAGGCAGTTCAGTGTGTTGTCAGCTGTACTTCCACTTCATTGGCAATTTTCTGCCCGAAGGCCTGTTTTACCGTTTACTGATTCGATGCATAAGACGTTGGACTGACTGTAAAGTAGTGTTGAGAAAACACATGGCTCGCCTGTATTTCCCTCACGATGATTTTCATTTAACCCTGTGCAAGGAAGATGCTGATATCCAATTAAAGATTCTGGTTATTCCAACCAGCGATCAGCATCCATCTCCACCACAGCCAAAGCACGTAAGCAACGTAAGGCAACTGATTGAGGAAGATTTAAAAGTGGTCATCACAAACTACACTCCTACCGTGATGTACAACGCCTCTCTCAAGTGTCAGTGTCCAAATCACAAGTTGGGAGAACTACTTCCTCTTGGCGAGGATGTAGACGACAGGTGTGTTCCTATCTCAGAAGAGAAAATGACAGCCATCTGTCCGAGAAGTGCATTGCCTTTGAAGGATTCTAACTTGAATATGTGGTATGGGAAAG GACAggaagttgactcagacaattCTGAAGGAACCAGACGTAAAG ATATTGATGGTCTGTCAGAGCTATTCTATAAACTGCAAGAGCACCTGACAGAAGAAGACAAGAGTCATATGATTAATCTACTGACAACACAAATCAGCAAATATGATGCAGAGAACCTCAGACGACCCTATGATGTCTTCCGCCATCTACGCGAGCGCGGCTACGTATCAGAGAAGGACCTGGATCTGCTCAAAAAAGTATTCAGTCGAATGCACAGAATGCCATTGGTTGATCTGATCAATGGATACCTACAAACAAAGTGA